Proteins from one Methanococcus maripaludis C5 genomic window:
- the fwdD gene encoding tungsten-dependent formylmethanofuran dehydrogenase subunit FwdD: MKFMLNTGRTIWQGEAIEAGKNLEMYRKAAAVCYMNPEDMDALGVKDGDAIKVTSEYGDVAVNAITTDQPAPIGMIFIPMGPWANRVVLPDTESTAMPSFKGPLEVEVEKTDDEVLLMSDLMRKAYIE, translated from the coding sequence ATGAAATTTATGCTAAATACGGGACGAACCATCTGGCAAGGAGAAGCCATTGAAGCTGGAAAGAACCTTGAAATGTACAGAAAAGCTGCAGCAGTCTGCTACATGAACCCAGAAGATATGGATGCATTGGGAGTTAAAGATGGCGATGCGATAAAAGTAACTTCAGAATATGGTGACGTTGCAGTAAATGCAATTACAACAGACCAGCCAGCCCCAATTGGAATGATATTTATCCCAATGGGACCTTGGGCAAACAGAGTTGTTTTACCTGACACTGAAAGTACCGCAATGCCTTCATTTAAAGGCCCTCTTGAAGTAGAAGTTGAAAAAACTGATGACGAAGTATTATTAATGTCCGACTTAATGAGAAAAGCATACATTGAATAA
- a CDS encoding 4Fe-4S binding protein has product MYKLEVYPEKCHGCGNCVVACPVNAQDPDVYGGKGPSSDEKLVMRVENGVVSIVNGDLCGGCGACIEACPVDAIKVVIVK; this is encoded by the coding sequence ATGTACAAACTCGAAGTATATCCTGAAAAATGTCACGGATGCGGAAACTGTGTTGTTGCATGCCCTGTAAATGCACAAGACCCCGATGTATATGGTGGCAAAGGACCAAGTAGCGATGAAAAATTAGTTATGAGAGTAGAAAATGGTGTTGTATCCATCGTAAACGGGGACTTATGCGGTGGATGCGGTGCATGTATCGAAGCATGCCCTGTTGATGCTATTAAAGTGGTTATTGTAAAATAA
- the fwdF gene encoding tungsten-dependent formylmethanofuran dehydrogenase subunit FwdF encodes MKNFKKDENDGVIEISRSGVEKRVLKWDDCTCVGCGICSEICPTSAIEMGPLGAIFKGELDAPKLDISEKCVLCGMCACACPFDAVKLSINDKPITEMPQYPKIKRGIELNQSKCVLCEQCELVCPQCAIDVEREVPERKSLVLGEITIKKDDCVLCGICAEYCPAEAIELIPNDMNALSLNPIADIKIDLDACVYCKVCEKACPHNAIEAICYKCPLASKIKEPELYKEIKGQTNIDKDLCVSCGWCANICPADAIEVEKPFEGELIIDEPACNACGACISVCPCNALVFPKPEKQGDKVPNVMVNQDVCILCGACTHSCPVDALTVKRTNINMTEANAPAWKKAFSKLIK; translated from the coding sequence ATGAAAAACTTCAAAAAAGACGAAAATGATGGCGTCATTGAAATTTCAAGATCTGGCGTTGAAAAAAGAGTCTTGAAATGGGACGACTGTACCTGTGTTGGTTGCGGTATTTGTAGCGAAATCTGTCCTACAAGCGCTATAGAAATGGGACCATTAGGTGCTATTTTTAAAGGAGAACTTGATGCTCCAAAATTAGACATCTCAGAAAAATGTGTTTTATGTGGTATGTGTGCGTGTGCATGTCCATTTGATGCAGTTAAATTAAGCATTAACGACAAACCAATCACCGAAATGCCACAGTACCCTAAAATCAAAAGAGGAATTGAGTTAAATCAGTCCAAATGTGTTTTATGTGAACAGTGTGAATTAGTATGTCCTCAATGTGCTATTGACGTTGAAAGAGAAGTTCCTGAAAGAAAATCCTTAGTATTAGGGGAAATCACAATTAAAAAAGACGATTGTGTTTTATGTGGAATTTGTGCTGAATACTGTCCTGCTGAGGCAATTGAATTAATTCCAAACGACATGAACGCTTTAAGCTTAAATCCAATTGCAGATATTAAAATAGACTTAGACGCTTGTGTATATTGTAAAGTATGTGAAAAAGCATGTCCGCACAATGCAATTGAAGCAATTTGCTACAAATGTCCACTTGCAAGCAAAATTAAAGAACCTGAGCTTTACAAAGAAATTAAGGGACAAACAAACATCGACAAAGACCTCTGTGTATCCTGTGGATGGTGTGCAAACATCTGTCCTGCTGATGCAATAGAAGTTGAAAAACCATTCGAAGGAGAATTAATCATCGACGAACCTGCATGTAACGCATGTGGTGCATGTATTTCAGTTTGTCCATGTAATGCCCTTGTATTCCCAAAACCTGAAAAACAGGGAGACAAAGTGCCTAACGTTATGGTTAATCAGGATGTATGTATCCTCTGTGGTGCATGTACGCATTCATGCCCTGTTGATGCATTAACAGTTAAAAGAACAAACATAAACATGACTGAAGCAAATGCACCTGCATGGAAAAAAGCTTTCTCAAAATTAATAAAATAA
- a CDS encoding 4Fe-4S binding protein — protein MPEHILSGIKAVVAIKMRKEGKLQREIAEFLEMDRSIISHYLHGRYPSDKVMRVSEEIINLPREYGIPLITSLGDNKQITKKLIERIYNIKIDIDMEKCIACGKCLECEYGAISVYSEDIGISIDREKCILCCKCVSECPVGALKIVK, from the coding sequence ATGCCAGAACATATACTATCAGGGATCAAAGCAGTAGTCGCAATAAAAATGCGAAAAGAAGGGAAACTTCAAAGAGAGATAGCGGAGTTTCTAGAAATGGATCGTTCAATCATCTCCCACTACCTACACGGCAGATATCCATCAGATAAGGTCATGAGAGTCTCTGAAGAGATTATAAATTTACCCCGAGAATACGGTATTCCATTAATTACTTCGCTTGGAGACAACAAGCAGATTACTAAAAAGTTAATAGAACGGATTTACAATATAAAAATAGATATTGACATGGAAAAGTGTATCGCATGTGGCAAATGCCTTGAATGCGAATACGGGGCAATTTCAGTATATTCCGAAGATATCGGCATATCAATAGACAGAGAAAAATGCATTCTTTGTTGTAAATGCGTTTCCGAATGTCCTGTTGGTGCTTTGAAAATAGTCAAATAA
- a CDS encoding ThiF family adenylyltransferase, protein MDIKALEDKLKPNGTVSIIGCGRLGIRIAMNILEVHRGGFEKLQIFDAAKIDQNDVVHRKHGAKIGEYKVNFLKEFFPERIEAFFEDITEKNIEKITGEVVLIVFAGGDTLPIRKKIVEYCKNTGKVAIGTNGVFGFNPLIKIGDAKTEKGPVEFLEMGTKGHLVVGTGKFIKDMEPITPYTLDEMAKYIVIESLKIKKELLKN, encoded by the coding sequence ATGGATATTAAAGCACTTGAAGATAAATTAAAACCAAACGGAACCGTATCTATTATTGGATGTGGAAGGCTCGGGATTAGAATTGCAATGAATATTTTGGAAGTTCACAGGGGTGGATTTGAAAAGCTCCAAATTTTTGATGCAGCAAAGATTGATCAAAATGATGTAGTGCACAGAAAACACGGTGCAAAAATTGGTGAATATAAAGTAAATTTTTTAAAAGAATTTTTCCCAGAAAGAATTGAAGCATTTTTTGAAGACATTACTGAAAAAAATATTGAAAAAATAACTGGAGAAGTAGTTTTAATTGTTTTTGCGGGCGGAGATACCCTTCCAATTAGAAAAAAAATTGTAGAATACTGTAAAAATACTGGAAAAGTTGCAATTGGAACTAATGGGGTATTTGGATTCAATCCATTAATTAAAATTGGGGACGCGAAGACCGAAAAAGGTCCAGTTGAATTTTTAGAAATGGGAACAAAAGGACATTTGGTAGTAGGCACGGGTAAATTTATAAAAGACATGGAACCAATAACACCATACACCTTAGACGAGATGGCAAAATACATCGTTATTGAATCTTTAAAAATAAAAAAAGAATTACTGAAAAACTAA
- the nadA gene encoding quinolinate synthase NadA, translated as MDIIERINKLKNEKNAVILAHNYQPEEIQRIADIIGDSLELCIAARDTDADIIVFCGVDFMAETAKVLNSGKKVLIPEIVETDCPMAHQLPPEVIIDTKKKHPNAKVVIYVNTLASAKALADATCTSANADLVVNSFEEDEILFGPDNNLGYFVSRRSDKKIIPMPEGGHCYVHKMFTLDDARAVKENYPNAELLIHPESNPKLQDIADHVMSTGGMVKHVLNSECNEFIIGTECDMISRLKIDLEKAGKSKKLIPLRKDALCTSMKNITLEKIEKCLLEEKYEIMLDNKIIENARNAIERMLSI; from the coding sequence ATGGATATAATTGAAAGGATAAACAAACTGAAAAACGAGAAAAACGCAGTAATTTTGGCTCACAATTACCAGCCTGAAGAAATTCAGAGAATTGCAGATATTATTGGAGATTCACTGGAATTATGCATTGCTGCAAGGGATACTGATGCAGATATAATTGTATTTTGTGGCGTAGATTTCATGGCAGAAACTGCAAAAGTACTAAACAGCGGAAAAAAAGTACTTATTCCAGAAATTGTTGAAACAGACTGCCCGATGGCACACCAGCTTCCACCTGAAGTTATAATTGATACAAAGAAAAAACACCCAAATGCAAAAGTTGTAATTTATGTAAATACGCTTGCTTCTGCAAAAGCTCTTGCTGATGCAACATGTACTTCTGCAAATGCGGATTTGGTAGTAAATTCTTTCGAAGAAGACGAGATATTATTTGGCCCAGATAATAATTTGGGATACTTTGTATCAAGAAGATCGGATAAAAAAATTATCCCAATGCCTGAGGGTGGACACTGCTATGTCCATAAAATGTTTACTCTTGATGATGCAAGAGCAGTAAAAGAAAATTATCCCAATGCAGAACTTTTAATCCACCCCGAAAGTAACCCAAAATTACAGGATATTGCAGATCACGTAATGAGTACTGGTGGAATGGTAAAACACGTGTTAAATTCAGAATGCAACGAATTTATCATCGGAACAGAATGCGATATGATATCAAGACTTAAAATTGATCTTGAAAAAGCAGGAAAATCAAAAAAATTAATTCCATTAAGAAAAGATGCTTTATGTACTTCCATGAAGAATATAACTTTAGAAAAAATAGAAAAATGTCTTTTGGAAGAAAAATACGAAATAATGCTCGATAATAAAATAATTGAAAATGCAAGAAATGCAATCGAGAGAATGCTTTCAATTTAA
- the pscS gene encoding O-phospho-L-seryl-tRNA:Cys-tRNA synthase, giving the protein MEINTDKYKNITRNLEREMINLNPIQRGGILPTESKKIIYEYWDGYSVCDYCSGRLDRIETPPINEFLEDMSKFLGMDITRPTHGARESKYAVMNSICKEGDYVVLDGNAHYTSYVAIERAKLNYEKTDIGEYPTFRVIPESYAEKIDMLEDSKKNIGLILLTHVDGNYGNVADVEKVGKIAKSKGYPFLLNCAYSAGRMPIDGKKLNVDFIAASGHKSMAASGPCGLLSINKKYEDEVLETSKVNVVKELQMLGCTSRGIPILSLMASFERLIERVKKWDLELEKTRKVVNELEPLGFKQIGEKPRNHDIIRFETPILDEIAEKDKRRGFFFYEELKRRGLGGIRRGVTKEFKMSVYGLTNTQVDYVINSMKTIINELR; this is encoded by the coding sequence ATGGAGATAAATACTGATAAATACAAAAATATTACGAGAAATCTTGAAAGGGAAATGATTAATTTAAATCCAATTCAAAGGGGAGGAATCCTTCCAACTGAATCTAAGAAAATAATCTATGAATACTGGGACGGATACAGTGTCTGCGATTACTGTTCAGGAAGACTTGACAGAATCGAAACTCCTCCAATAAACGAATTTTTAGAAGATATGTCCAAATTTTTAGGAATGGATATAACAAGACCTACACATGGTGCAAGGGAAAGTAAATACGCTGTTATGAATTCCATCTGTAAGGAAGGGGATTATGTTGTTTTAGATGGAAATGCCCACTATACTTCATACGTGGCAATCGAAAGGGCCAAATTAAACTACGAAAAAACCGACATTGGGGAATACCCGACATTTAGAGTAATTCCTGAAAGTTACGCTGAAAAAATTGACATGCTCGAAGACTCCAAAAAAAATATTGGATTAATCCTTTTAACGCACGTTGATGGAAATTACGGAAACGTTGCAGATGTTGAAAAGGTAGGAAAAATTGCAAAATCGAAAGGGTATCCATTTTTATTAAACTGTGCGTATTCTGCTGGAAGAATGCCTATTGACGGAAAAAAATTAAATGTAGACTTTATCGCAGCATCAGGACACAAAAGTATGGCTGCATCAGGTCCTTGTGGCCTTCTTTCAATAAATAAAAAATACGAAGATGAAGTGCTTGAAACATCAAAAGTAAATGTGGTAAAAGAACTCCAGATGCTTGGCTGTACAAGTCGAGGAATTCCAATTTTGAGTTTAATGGCAAGCTTTGAACGCCTGATTGAAAGGGTTAAAAAGTGGGATTTAGAACTTGAAAAAACAAGAAAAGTGGTTAATGAACTTGAACCATTAGGATTTAAACAAATTGGGGAAAAACCTAGAAACCACGATATCATACGATTTGAAACTCCAATTTTAGATGAAATTGCAGAAAAAGATAAAAGAAGAGGATTTTTCTTCTACGAAGAATTGAAGAGAAGAGGACTCGGCGGGATAAGAAGGGGGGTTACAAAAGAATTTAAGATGAGTGTTTATGGATTAACCAATACTCAAGTTGACTACGTGATAAATAGCATGAAAACAATTATAAACGAGTTAAGGTGA
- the larE gene encoding ATP-dependent sacrificial sulfur transferase LarE has protein sequence MINMEKCLLEKYNSLLEFFKNKKVIVAYSGGVDSTLISKIASDATKTLAVTVDNGFFSENVIKKAEDCAKKYNIPQKTEKIDYLNEITSKNLENRCYNCKKRIAEELKKIKNELNYDIIVDGTIYDDIFEDRPGIKAFHEENIISPLSDLKFNKNDVFEISKYLKIDIPKKDTCMATRILSAPISKENMAKSNLAEEFIKSNFHIESYLRVRYIENIAIIELTKNESEKIFDNDSIERINTELKKIGFEKVVIDLNFK, from the coding sequence ATGATAAACATGGAAAAATGTTTGCTGGAAAAATATAATTCATTACTCGAATTTTTCAAAAATAAAAAAGTGATTGTTGCGTATTCCGGAGGTGTTGACAGCACACTTATTTCAAAAATTGCAAGCGATGCCACAAAAACACTCGCTGTAACGGTTGATAACGGATTTTTTTCTGAAAATGTAATAAAAAAAGCAGAAGATTGTGCTAAAAAATATAATATTCCCCAGAAAACAGAAAAAATAGATTATTTAAATGAAATTACCTCAAAAAACTTAGAAAACCGGTGTTACAACTGTAAAAAAAGAATTGCAGAAGAACTTAAAAAAATAAAAAATGAATTAAATTATGATATTATTGTTGATGGAACGATTTACGACGATATATTCGAAGATAGGCCAGGAATAAAAGCTTTTCACGAAGAAAATATAATTTCTCCCCTTTCTGATTTAAAATTCAACAAAAATGACGTTTTCGAAATTTCAAAATACTTAAAAATTGATATTCCAAAAAAAGATACCTGTATGGCCACCCGTATTTTATCAGCACCGATTTCTAAAGAAAATATGGCTAAATCGAATTTAGCAGAAGAGTTTATAAAATCAAACTTCCATATTGAAAGTTATTTAAGGGTGCGCTACATTGAAAATATTGCAATTATTGAGTTAACAAAGAACGAATCGGAAAAAATATTTGATAATGATTCGATAGAAAGAATAAATACGGAACTTAAAAAAATAGGGTTTGAAAAGGTTGTAATCGACCTAAATTTTAAATAA
- the bioB gene encoding biotin synthase BioB: protein MKEIKLNSDSLEIYEKSASKKLNRNDLIDLWNLDLNDLLDISYALKKLFNKDKIDLCSIMNAKSGICPENCIFCSQSKHNSSKIDTYELKSKEEILKNAKSVEKYSNRFSIVVSGKTVTDLEFEKIIESIEEIQNKTKLKVCVSLGLLNKDQLKALNEKNVRIHNNLETSENYFKNICTTHDYNDKIKVILEAKKIGLEMCSGGIFGMGESIDDRINLFLDLKKLGVDSIALNLLNPIYGTKIYDRINSGDISPINSIGALKSLCIARITLPNKVIRLCGGREHVLKDMQKYSLLAIDGLMIGNYLTTNGQNIQSDLKMIEEMGFER, encoded by the coding sequence TTGAAGGAAATTAAATTAAATTCTGATTCTTTAGAAATTTACGAAAAATCAGCTTCTAAAAAACTAAATAGGAACGATTTAATTGATTTGTGGAATTTAGATTTAAATGATTTGCTGGATATTTCATACGCCTTAAAAAAATTATTTAACAAAGATAAAATTGATTTATGCTCCATTATGAATGCCAAATCAGGAATATGTCCTGAAAACTGTATATTCTGCTCTCAATCAAAACATAACAGTTCAAAAATAGATACATATGAATTAAAATCAAAAGAAGAGATTTTAAAAAATGCTAAATCCGTTGAAAAATATTCAAACCGCTTTTCAATTGTTGTAAGTGGAAAAACAGTTACAGATTTAGAATTTGAAAAAATTATTGAATCTATTGAAGAAATTCAAAATAAAACGAAATTGAAAGTATGTGTGTCTCTAGGGCTTTTAAATAAAGATCAATTGAAAGCTTTAAACGAAAAAAACGTAAGAATCCACAATAACCTTGAAACTTCTGAAAATTACTTTAAAAATATCTGTACAACCCATGACTACAACGATAAAATAAAAGTAATTCTCGAAGCTAAAAAAATTGGGCTTGAAATGTGCAGCGGCGGTATTTTTGGAATGGGTGAATCCATTGATGATAGAATTAATTTATTTTTAGATTTAAAAAAGCTCGGTGTTGATAGTATTGCACTAAATCTTTTAAATCCTATTTACGGCACCAAAATTTACGATAGAATAAACTCAGGGGATATTTCGCCAATTAATTCCATTGGTGCATTGAAATCTCTCTGCATTGCAAGAATTACTCTTCCAAATAAAGTAATACGGCTTTGTGGTGGAAGAGAGCATGTTTTAAAAGATATGCAAAAATATTCACTTCTTGCAATTGATGGTTTAATGATTGGAAACTATTTAACAACAAATGGACAAAATATCCAATCCGATTTAAAAATGATTGAAGAAATGGGTTTTGAGCGATGA
- a CDS encoding UPF0280 family protein, whose amino-acid sequence MKFFQEQIAIKETNILLKVDNPKFFKMAKNAVINERLNLENYILRNPIFLTSYSPLEVPDNAPKIVKLMAEAGFNADVGPMAAVAGTFSQLIVENLIENDCKNAISENGGDICLKCEMDTTVGLYAGNSSLSGNLGFKLKKEKMKNGYGICTSSGTVGHSVSFGNADSVTVFSKSAIIADAAATSIGNFAVGNAVDAMNNCLEKAETISKIDGVFVCMGEHAGKIGKIPQLIKTDKKEVLGNVFEMV is encoded by the coding sequence ATGAAATTTTTTCAAGAACAAATAGCAATTAAAGAAACAAATATTCTTTTAAAAGTAGATAATCCCAAATTTTTTAAAATGGCGAAAAATGCCGTTATTAATGAACGATTAAACCTTGAAAATTATATTTTAAGAAATCCCATTTTTTTAACTAGCTATTCACCACTTGAAGTTCCGGATAACGCGCCAAAAATAGTAAAATTAATGGCTGAAGCTGGATTTAACGCGGATGTCGGGCCAATGGCGGCAGTTGCAGGAACATTCAGTCAGTTAATTGTTGAAAATCTGATTGAAAATGACTGTAAAAATGCAATTTCTGAAAATGGTGGCGATATCTGTTTAAAATGTGAAATGGATACAACAGTTGGACTTTATGCCGGAAATTCGTCACTTTCTGGAAATTTGGGATTTAAACTAAAAAAAGAAAAAATGAAAAATGGATATGGAATCTGTACCTCATCAGGAACTGTTGGACACTCTGTAAGCTTTGGAAATGCTGATTCAGTTACTGTTTTTTCAAAATCTGCAATTATTGCAGATGCAGCTGCAACTTCGATTGGAAATTTTGCAGTTGGAAATGCTGTTGATGCAATGAATAATTGTCTTGAAAAAGCTGAAACTATTTCCAAAATTGATGGTGTTTTTGTATGCATGGGCGAACATGCTGGCAAAATTGGAAAAATACCCCAATTGATAAAAACGGATAAAAAAGAAGTTTTGGGAAATGTTTTTGAAATGGTTTGA
- a CDS encoding molybdenum cofactor biosynthesis protein MoaE, translated as MIRVSNEDFNVDVETKALLKEHPEIGGLVNFVGVVRNVGYDKGVEKEAEFIEFECYEQMASKKLEELKNRAIEKFNIINATLIHRIGTLNVGENIVLIVVGAKHRKEAFLACEYLIDSLKEEVPIWKKEFSKDGSYWVEQH; from the coding sequence ATGATTAGAGTGTCTAATGAAGATTTTAACGTTGATGTTGAAACTAAAGCCCTTTTAAAAGAACATCCTGAAATAGGCGGTCTTGTAAATTTTGTAGGGGTTGTTAGAAACGTAGGATATGATAAAGGCGTTGAAAAAGAAGCTGAATTTATTGAATTTGAATGCTACGAACAGATGGCTTCAAAAAAACTTGAAGAATTAAAAAATAGGGCAATTGAAAAGTTTAACATAATCAATGCTACATTAATCCACAGGATTGGAACGCTAAACGTTGGAGAAAATATTGTATTAATCGTTGTTGGTGCAAAACACAGAAAAGAAGCATTTTTAGCCTGTGAATATTTGATCGACAGCTTAAAAGAAGAAGTTCCGATATGGAAAAAGGAATTTTCAAAAGATGGTTCCTACTGGGTAGAACAGCACTAA
- a CDS encoding HesA/MoeB/ThiF family protein, translated as MNLERYKRQILMDDFGETGQKKLLDATVTVVGVGGLGTVVSQYLAAAGVGKLKLVDYQEVELSNLNRQILHFEKDIGIKKVISAKEKLKSINSEINIEIYPEKVNESHIKNSDVIVDCLDNFEARYLLNKFSNKYKIPLVHGAIEDLRGQVTTIVPDETPCIECIFKLKDEEKNKSFPVLGVTPGVIGSIQASEAIKLITGIGTPLKNKLLSIDMRTNDYFTFNIKKNPECKICGGLND; from the coding sequence ATGAACTTGGAAAGATACAAAAGACAGATTTTAATGGATGATTTCGGAGAAACTGGCCAAAAAAAACTGCTAGATGCAACTGTAACTGTTGTCGGTGTTGGCGGACTTGGAACCGTTGTTTCACAATATCTAGCTGCCGCAGGAGTTGGAAAGTTAAAATTAGTTGATTATCAAGAAGTTGAACTTTCAAATTTAAATCGGCAGATATTACATTTTGAAAAAGATATCGGAATAAAAAAGGTCATTTCTGCAAAAGAAAAGTTAAAAAGTATTAATTCAGAGATAAACATTGAAATTTATCCTGAAAAAGTAAATGAATCCCATATTAAAAATTCAGACGTTATTGTTGATTGTCTCGATAATTTTGAAGCGAGATATTTATTAAATAAATTTTCAAATAAATACAAAATCCCGCTCGTTCACGGGGCAATTGAAGACTTGCGAGGACAGGTTACAACGATAGTTCCCGATGAAACACCATGTATAGAATGTATTTTTAAATTAAAAGATGAAGAAAAAAATAAGTCTTTTCCAGTGCTCGGAGTAACTCCTGGAGTAATTGGTTCAATTCAAGCAAGCGAAGCGATAAAATTAATAACTGGAATAGGAACTCCTTTAAAAAATAAATTGCTTTCGATAGATATGCGAACAAATGATTATTTCACATTTAATATAAAGAAAAATCCTGAATGTAAAATTTGCGGTGGTTTGAATGATTAG
- the fdhD gene encoding formate dehydrogenase accessory sulfurtransferase FdhD: protein MSKMVTKVKTYSWSAEKGLLEKEDTIVTEDFYELYLDGKLIETMVVSPENIEELGIGYTISEGYITPENFSKIKIEDKKIYVDSKELEKEDTKKENVNLKLSTIKKIMETMPTLSDTWKITGGVHWAALFDFSGNKIIYFEDIGRHNAVDKVVGYAVLNNIDLNNCVLASSGRQPTAMVKKAVNSKIPVIITKSPSTDKGVILAKENDILLIGFARIDRFTVYNGVENIDFKA, encoded by the coding sequence ATGTCTAAAATGGTTACAAAAGTTAAAACGTATTCTTGGAGCGCAGAAAAAGGGCTTTTAGAAAAGGAAGACACGATAGTAACTGAGGATTTCTATGAATTGTACCTTGATGGAAAATTAATTGAAACAATGGTCGTATCTCCTGAAAATATTGAAGAATTGGGTATTGGATACACTATTTCAGAAGGATATATCACTCCTGAAAATTTTTCAAAAATTAAGATAGAAGATAAGAAGATTTACGTGGATTCAAAAGAATTAGAAAAAGAAGATACAAAAAAAGAGAACGTAAATTTAAAATTAAGCACAATTAAAAAAATCATGGAAACAATGCCAACTCTTTCAGACACTTGGAAGATAACAGGCGGAGTCCACTGGGCAGCACTCTTTGACTTTTCAGGAAACAAAATAATATATTTTGAGGATATCGGAAGGCACAATGCAGTAGATAAGGTAGTTGGATATGCTGTTTTAAATAATATTGATTTAAACAATTGTGTACTTGCATCAAGTGGACGACAGCCAACTGCGATGGTTAAAAAAGCAGTAAATTCTAAAATTCCGGTAATTATTACGAAATCCCCGTCAACAGACAAGGGGGTAATTTTGGCAAAAGAAAATGATATTTTATTAATCGGTTTTGCAAGAATTGACCGTTTCACAGTTTACAACGGAGTAGAAAACATAGATTTTAAAGCATAA
- a CDS encoding phosphoadenosine phosphosulfate reductase family protein encodes MDNNLEFRPWTQNKRNLKHLNQLKEDILNNFEDLKLKDEKIIVMLSGGKDSAVSLAVAKELGLNVHLCVHFVHKWSWDISTNEAKKLADRFNIPIIFPNVTEELAKKTQGAKGKSICRICKTIMKARMIDIAKEENAKIIMTGETALEKIAGPVFQYIRENNTNVKRKDEFELYKKMEITKVPKRYKIHFFRPLIRVGHFDVFNLQKYYNIDIKRVSEAGNKIGYWREGCCLQYCSPDCELTTELFDDLYKINKKATEIARENGFRASITLPAKEITVIPEEEKYFKKIEEILKEI; translated from the coding sequence ATGGATAATAATCTTGAATTTAGGCCTTGGACGCAAAATAAGCGAAATTTAAAGCATTTAAATCAGTTAAAAGAAGATATTTTAAATAATTTTGAAGATTTGAAGTTAAAAGACGAAAAAATAATTGTAATGCTCAGTGGCGGAAAAGATAGTGCTGTTTCACTCGCAGTTGCAAAGGAACTTGGATTAAACGTTCATTTGTGTGTTCATTTTGTCCACAAATGGAGTTGGGATATTTCAACAAACGAAGCAAAAAAATTAGCCGATAGATTTAATATACCAATAATCTTTCCAAACGTGACTGAAGAATTGGCCAAAAAAACACAGGGTGCAAAAGGAAAAAGCATCTGCCGCATCTGCAAAACGATAATGAAAGCTAGAATGATAGATATTGCAAAAGAAGAAAATGCAAAAATAATAATGACTGGAGAAACTGCGCTTGAAAAAATTGCAGGCCCAGTCTTCCAATATATCCGTGAAAATAATACCAATGTTAAAAGAAAAGACGAATTTGAACTTTATAAAAAAATGGAGATCACAAAAGTTCCAAAAAGATACAAAATTCATTTTTTCAGGCCATTAATTCGTGTTGGGCATTTTGATGTATTTAATCTTCAAAAATATTATAATATCGATATAAAACGAGTAAGCGAAGCAGGAAATAAAATCGGTTACTGGAGAGAGGGCTGCTGCCTTCAGTACTGTAGTCCTGACTGTGAATTAACAACTGAATTATTTGATGATTTATATAAAATAAATAAAAAAGCAACAGAAATTGCGAGAGAAAATGGATTCAGGGCATCAATTACCCTTCCAGCAAAAGAAATTACTGTAATTCCAGAAGAAGAAAAATATTTCAAAAAAATTGAAGAAATTTTAAAAGAGATTTAA